Proteins encoded in a region of the Mercenaria mercenaria strain notata chromosome 1, MADL_Memer_1, whole genome shotgun sequence genome:
- the LOC123527040 gene encoding RNA-binding protein 25-like isoform X1 — protein MSFPPRPPVGMPPMTGMMSTGYTFTPMGMMPMGMGMMPPTTMIRPVVTNATATVVTRPKKQLVPQEIDKDDKKEEKPPVTTVFVGNISERAPDSMVRTMLQRCGNVISWKRVQGASGKLQAFGFCEYEDPEATLRCMRLLNEWEIADKKLVVKVDAKTKTLLDDWKSKKKSEESKEDKEKNGDKDDKTEEGEMKDDKDTLDEFTLREDRVAKAGLDAIMREYAFELAKEPATAKTVHEPVSEIPKVPMPPIKQKDASQLRDTGLDDLNMEADTKDLINREIQSFRNLHKDIEDVEAEKEREREREREKERRMAEERRRKEKERELQRLKELEMYEERRKATKRRESRSRSRSRSSSRGRSSRRSRSRERERERERDRRARDRELEEEEEAYERRKMEKKIREKEIAYQERLKNWEARERKKAREYEKEREREDERKAEELREARRLREFLEDYDDERDDPKFYKGSALERRLRERQKEKEVDSRDRAKEKEELEEIRRKLLEEGHPDLEGEMAKIEREREEHLRPMLQINDNIAPHSPSESSSEDEHPASPPREPSEEESQEKFTALPNMKPTLQPVDESSRSAGEASADDEASRMSIGYSEDSQQPVYGPNAREDSRLGFGAMKFSANASGPNSPTEQTSGKRKKLTVGDVFNQDDDDSLDGAKKRKLVPLDYGDSGDDSASGLEGKKATSAEEKRAKIKTLIENIPTAKDELFAFQLDWRIVDQSLMDKRIKPWVNKKIIEYIGEEEPTLTDFICQKVMAQSPPQNILNDVAMVLDEEAEVFVVKMWRLLVYETEAKKAGLVK, from the exons ATGATTCGACCAGTTGTAACAAACGCCACAGCAACAGTGGTGACAAGACCAAAGAAACAACTCGTACCTCAAGAAATAGATAAAGAT GATAAAAAAGAAGAGAAACCTCCAGTAACAACAGTGTTTGTTGGAAATATCAGTGAAAGAGCACCAGATTCTATGGTCAGAACTATGTTACAG CGCTGTGGAAATGTTATTAGTTGGAAGAGGGTTCAAGGTGCATCAGGAAAATTACAAG CATTTGGATTTTGTGAATATGAAGATCCAGAAGCCACACTAAGATGTATGAGGTTGTTAAATGAATGGGAAATAGCAGATAAAAAATTAGTT GTTAAGGTTGATGCAAAAACAAAAACTCTGTTAGATGACTGGAAAAGCAAAAAGAAAAGTGAAGAATCAAAGGAAGATAAAGAGAAAAATGGGGACAAAGATGACAAAACTGAGGAAGGAGAGATGAAAGATGACAAAGATACGCTAGACGAGTTTACTCTGAGAGAGGACAGAGTTGCTAAGGCTGGTCTTGATGCAATAATGAGAGAATACGCATTTGAACTAGCAAAGGAACCAGCTACTGCCAAAACAGTTCATG AACCAGTCAGTGAAATCCCTAAAGTACCCATGCCTCCAATTAAACAGAAAGACGCTTCACAACTTAGAGATACG GGTTTAGATGATCTAAATATGGAGGCAGACACTAAAGACCTGATAAATCGTGAAATCCAGTCTTTCAGAAATCTACACAAG GACATTGAGGATGTTGAGGCTGAAAAAGAAAGAGAACGTGAACGAGAAAGAGAGAAAGAACGACGTATGGCAGAAGAACGACGTAGGAAGGAAAAAGAGCGAGAGTTGCAGCGTCTTAAAGAATTGGAGATGTATGAAGAGCGAAGGAAAGCTACCAAGAGAAGAGAGAGTAGGAGTAGGTCACGGTCAAGGTCAAGTTCTCGTGGAAGGTCATCCAGAAGGTCACGGTCGAGAGAAAGGGAGAGAGAAAGGGAAAG GGATAGAAGAGCTCGAGACAGAGAGCTAGAGGAAGAGGAGGAAGCATATGAAAGAAGAAAAATGGAGAAGAAAATCAGGGAGAAGGAAATAGCTTATCAAGAG AGATTAAAGAACTGGGAAGCCAGAGAAAGGAAAAAGGCAAGAGAATATGAAAAGGAGAGGGAGAGAGAAGACGAAAGAAAAGCTGAAGAG TTGCGGGAAGCAAGGAGGTTACGAGAATTCTTGGAAGATTACGATGATGAACGAGATGATCCAAAGTTTTACAA AGGCAGTGCTTTAGAGCGAAGATTACGAGAAAGACAGAAGGAAAAAGAAGTTGATTCAAGAGACAGAGCAAAGGAGAAAGAAGAGTTGGAGGAGATCAGAAGAAAATTATTGGAGGAAGGTCATCCTGATCTTGAAGGAGAAATGGCAAAG atTGAGAGGGAGAGGGAGGAGCATTTACGTCCAATGTTACAAATTAATGATAACATTGCCCCACATTCCCCATCGGAAAGTTCAAGCGAGGATGAACATCCAGCAAGTCCTCCAAGAGAGCCGTCGGAGGAGGAGAGCCAGGAGAAATTTACAGCACTACCAAACATGAAACCAACACTACAACCTGTAGACGAGTCGTCACGGTCAGCTGGGGAAGCTTCTGCAGATGATGAGGCCTCTAGGATGAGTATAGGTTATAGCGAAGATAGTCAGCAGCCTGTTTATGGTCCAAATGCTCGTGAAGATTCCAGACTAGGTTTTGGTGCTATGAAATTTAGTGCTAATGCATCTG GTCCAAACTCACCAACAGAACAAACCTCTGGTAAAAGAAAAAAGCTTACAGTTGGTGATGTGTTTAATCAAGATGATGATGATTCATTAGACGGTGCTAAGAAACGTAAGCTTGTGCCACTGGACTACGGTGATAGTGGGGATGATAGTGCTAGTGGACTCGAAGGAAAGAAAGCTACCAGTGCTGAGGAGAAACGTGCTAAAATAAAGACATTGATAGAAAATATTCCAACCGCCAAAGATGAATTATTTGCATTCCAGCTGGACTGGAGAATAGTAGATCAG AGTCTAATGGATAAGAGGATCAAGCCGTGGGTTAACAAGAAAATCATAGAATACATTGGGGAAGAAGAACCGACGTTGACAGACTTTATATGTCAGAAGGTGATGGCTCAAAGTCCACCACAAAATATACTCAATGATGTAGCTATG GTTTTGGATGAGGAGGCAGAGGTATTTGTAGTGAAGATGTGGCGATTACTTGTGTATGAAACAGAAGCAAAGAAAGCAGGACTAGTGAAATAA